A region of Arabidopsis thaliana chromosome 5, partial sequence DNA encodes the following proteins:
- the ARI15 gene encoding RING/U-box superfamily protein: MYELYILKSYREKYLGWKLKLCPARGCNYVIEFHLASEDEEHSLNIVCLCGHIFCWRCMLESHRPVTCNNASDWLSRDLEKLIEEVDKPSTVSWIDANTKPCPHCFIPVEIDGERPWAQFLTCVCSGRFCWKCFRSPETHGTSGSCLAPARSSNVGFNHWNRAKPGISCLDLWNASQVNLVNAKYELEAFEESIIKKPSDLKEQDVKVLREGLMLIVQCRQFLKWSCAYDYIHTEYDMAKREYLRFLQQNASGIVHSFSQSIKEETEAKELTCGKLLSETTNIGNFFYHFIKTLREGLPEVQAESYDNYGGPYWLCDRCTYGNSWFQRACKMCCDPTASKMDELSD; the protein is encoded by the exons ATGTACGAGTTGTATATTCTGAAATCTTACCGTGAGAAATACCTGGGATGGAAGCTCAAACTGTGTCCTGCACGGGGTTGCAATTACGTGATTGAGTTTCATCTGGCAAGTGAAGATGAAGAGCATAGCTTAAACATTGTGTGTCTCTGTGGTCATATCTTCTGTTGGAGATGCATGCTTGAGTCACACAGACCAGTGACCTGCAACAACGCTTCTGATTGGTTGTCTAGAGACTTGGAGAAATTGATAGAAGAAGTAGACAAGCCATCGACCGTCTCCTGGATTGATGCCAATACCAAGCCTTGCCCTCATTGCTTTATTCCTGTGGAGATTGATGGTGAACGACCATGGGCCCAGTTCTTGACTTGTGTCTGCAG CGGTCGTTTCTGTTGGAAGTGTTTTCGGTCACCGGAAACTCACGGAACCTCAGGATCCTGTTTGGCACCGGCGCGTTCGAGCAATGTTGGTTTCAATCATTGGAACAGAGCAAAACCGGGGATTTCGTGTTTGGATCTCTGGAATGCGAGTCAAGTGAATCTGGTGAACGCTAAATACGAGCTAGAAGCTTTCGAGGAATCCATAATCAAGAAACCTAGTGACTTGAAGGAGCAAGACGTTAAGGTACTAAGGGAAGGACTGATGCTCATTGTTCAGTGCAGACAGTTCCTCAAATGGAGCTGTGCGTACGACTATATCCACACAGAGTATGATATGGCGAAGAGAGAGTACCTGCGATTCCTCCAACAAAACGCGTCTGGCATTGTCCATAGTTTCTCACAGAGTATAAAGGAGGAAACAGAAGCCAAAGAGCTTACTTGCGGTAAGCTATTGAGCGAGACAACCAACATTGGGAACTTCTTTTATCATTTCATCAAGACTTTACGAGAAGGTTTGCCCGAGGTACAGGCGGAGTCGTACGACAACTATGGTGGTCCTTACTGGTTGTGCGATCGCTGCACATATGGAAACTCTTGGTTCCAGAGGGCCTGTAAGATGTGCTGTGATCCTACTGCGTCTAAGATGGACGAGCTAAGTGATTGA
- the ARI15 gene encoding RING/U-box superfamily protein (RING/U-box superfamily protein; FUNCTIONS IN: zinc ion binding; LOCATED IN: intracellular; EXPRESSED IN: 22 plant structures; EXPRESSED DURING: 12 growth stages; CONTAINS InterPro DOMAIN/s: Zinc finger, C6HC-type (InterPro:IPR002867), Zinc finger, RING-type (InterPro:IPR001841), Zinc finger, RanBP2-type (InterPro:IPR001876); BEST Arabidopsis thaliana protein match is: RING/U-box superfamily protein (TAIR:AT5G63750.1); Has 35333 Blast hits to 34131 proteins in 2444 species: Archae - 798; Bacteria - 22429; Metazoa - 974; Fungi - 991; Plants - 531; Viruses - 0; Other Eukaryotes - 9610 (source: NCBI BLink).) — translation MEKLMTESGLKPVVIDSNQDLSRVYCGICSNIGDDDYDGDAVVVDGDLISTPFCSHKFCKACWSKYLKKNFFSVEKNHTAISCPDRDCRAAVGPETVEKLTVRDQAMYELYILKSYREKYLGWKLKLCPARGCNYVIEFHLASEDEEHSLNIVCLCGHIFCWRCMLESHRPVTCNNASDWLSRDLEKLIEEVDKPSTVSWIDANTKPCPHCFIPVEIDGERPWAQFLTCVCSGRFCWKCFRSPETHGTSGSCLAPARSSNVGFNHWNRAKPGISCLDLWNASQVNLVNAKYELEAFEESIIKKPSDLKEQDVKVLREGLMLIVQCRQFLKWSCAYDYIHTEYDMAKREYLRFLQQNASGIVHSFSQSIKEETEAKELTCGKLLSETTNIGNFFYHFIKTLREGLPEVQAESYDNYGGPYWLCDRCTYGNSWFQRACKMCCDPTASKMDELSD, via the exons ATGGAGAAACTAATGACTGAATCAGGTTTGAAACCAGTTGTTATTGATTCGAATCAAGATTTATCTCGTGTATATTGTGGGATCTGCTCTAATATTGGTGATGACGATTATGATGGTgatgctgttgttgttgatggtgaTTTGATCTCCACGCCTTTTTGTTCTCACAAGTTCTGCAAAGCTTGTTGGAGCAAGTATCTTAAGAAAAATTTCTTCTCTGTGGAGAAAAACCACACTGCAATCTCTTGTCCTGATCGAGATTGTCGAGCTGCTGTTGGACCGGAGACGGTTGAGAAGCTAACCGTACGTGATCAAGCGATGTACGAGTTGTATATTCTGAAATCTTACCGTGAGAAATACCTGGGATGGAAGCTCAAACTGTGTCCTGCACGGGGTTGCAATTACGTGATTGAGTTTCATCTGGCAAGTGAAGATGAAGAGCATAGCTTAAACATTGTGTGTCTCTGTGGTCATATCTTCTGTTGGAGATGCATGCTTGAGTCACACAGACCAGTGACCTGCAACAACGCTTCTGATTGGTTGTCTAGAGACTTGGAGAAATTGATAGAAGAAGTAGACAAGCCATCGACCGTCTCCTGGATTGATGCCAATACCAAGCCTTGCCCTCATTGCTTTATTCCTGTGGAGATTGATGGTGAACGACCATGGGCCCAGTTCTTGACTTGTGTCTGCAG CGGTCGTTTCTGTTGGAAGTGTTTTCGGTCACCGGAAACTCACGGAACCTCAGGATCCTGTTTGGCACCGGCGCGTTCGAGCAATGTTGGTTTCAATCATTGGAACAGAGCAAAACCGGGGATTTCGTGTTTGGATCTCTGGAATGCGAGTCAAGTGAATCTGGTGAACGCTAAATACGAGCTAGAAGCTTTCGAGGAATCCATAATCAAGAAACCTAGTGACTTGAAGGAGCAAGACGTTAAGGTACTAAGGGAAGGACTGATGCTCATTGTTCAGTGCAGACAGTTCCTCAAATGGAGCTGTGCGTACGACTATATCCACACAGAGTATGATATGGCGAAGAGAGAGTACCTGCGATTCCTCCAACAAAACGCGTCTGGCATTGTCCATAGTTTCTCACAGAGTATAAAGGAGGAAACAGAAGCCAAAGAGCTTACTTGCGGTAAGCTATTGAGCGAGACAACCAACATTGGGAACTTCTTTTATCATTTCATCAAGACTTTACGAGAAGGTTTGCCCGAGGTACAGGCGGAGTCGTACGACAACTATGGTGGTCCTTACTGGTTGTGCGATCGCTGCACATATGGAAACTCTTGGTTCCAGAGGGCCTGTAAGATGTGCTGTGATCCTACTGCGTCTAAGATGGACGAGCTAAGTGATTGA
- the DGK2 gene encoding diacylglycerol kinase 2 (diacylglycerol kinase 2 (DGK2); FUNCTIONS IN: diacylglycerol kinase activity; INVOLVED IN: response to cold, activation of protein kinase C activity by G-protein coupled receptor protein signaling pathway, response to wounding, root development, leaf development; LOCATED IN: endomembrane system; EXPRESSED IN: 24 plant structures; EXPRESSED DURING: 14 growth stages; CONTAINS InterPro DOMAIN/s: Protein kinase C-like, phorbol ester/diacylglycerol binding (InterPro:IPR002219), Diacylglycerol kinase, catalytic domain (InterPro:IPR001206), Diacylglycerol kinase, accessory domain (InterPro:IPR000756); BEST Arabidopsis thaliana protein match is: diacylglycerol kinase1 (TAIR:AT5G07920.1); Has 2350 Blast hits to 1757 proteins in 372 species: Archae - 0; Bacteria - 463; Metazoa - 1391; Fungi - 0; Plants - 251; Viruses - 0; Other Eukaryotes - 245 (source: NCBI BLink).): MMEVGFSLIQWLISSGADSPFIFGWLVTGSVGLLAVIYTFLKWQKKTSLNWVKAAAREKKKVWKRLRVPLSHHQWTDDYGYGQQPSTCCVCLYSLVPGQNVSNKASLSIPVHRCAVCGVAAHFYCSSSAAKDCKCVAQAGSDHVRHHWSERWVNMDDNADMTAFCFYCDEPCGIPFIEASPMWHCLWCQRLIHVKCHMIMSKESGDACDLGSLRRVILSPVHVKLNEANGVDGVLTTIKNELASIRGHVRRKRHRGKNGNGQSLNGKLLEDSVSDPVKTVVNGLVVKKLRRDRSIDCLKQVSDMPNAKGLQNGIGGHKRNKSAALNFMKKFSLVDLPPDARPLLVFINAKSGGQLGPFLHRRLNMLLNPVQVFELGSCQGPDAGLDLCSKVKYFRVLVCGGDGTVAWVLDAIEKRNFESPPPVAILPLGTGNDLSRVLQWGRGISVVDGQGSLRTFLQDIDHAAVTMLDRWSVKIVEESTEKFPAREGHKFMMNYLGIGCDAKVAYEFHMMRQEKPEKFCSQFVNKLRYAKEGARDIMDRACADLPWQVWLEVDGKDIEIPKDSEGLIVLNIGSYMGGVDLWQNDYEHDDNFSIQCMHDKTLEVVCVRGAWHLGKLQVGLSQARRLAQGKVIRIHVSSPFPVQIDGEPFIQQPGCLEITHHGQVFMLRRASDEPRGHAAAIMNEVLLDAECKGVINASQKKVLLQQMALHLS; encoded by the exons ATGATGGAAGTGGGGTTCTCTCTTATTCAGTGGTTGATCAGTTCTGGTGCTGACAGTCCGTTTATATTTGGATGGCTTGTAACTGGATCTGTTGGCCTTCTGGCTGTTATCTACACATTTCTTAAATGGcagaaaaaaacttctttaaaTTGGGTTAAAGCTGCTgctagagagaagaagaaggtatgGAAAAGACTGAGAGTTCCACTTTCTCATCATCAATGGACTGATGATTATGGTTATGGGCAACAGCCATCCACTTGCTGTGTTTGTCTCTACTCCCTTGTTCCAggtcaaaatgtttctaaTAAAGCATCTCTGAGTATTCCCGTCCACCGATGTGCTGTATGCGGTGTAGCAGCTCACTTTTATTGCTCAAGCTCTGCAGCAAAAGACTGCAAATGTGTTGCACAGGCTGGGTCTGACCATGTCCGACATCACTGGTCTGAGCGATGGGTTAACATGGATGATAATGCTGACATGACTGCCTTTTGCTTCTACTGTGATGAACCTTGTGGTATTCCTTTCATTGAAGCTTCTCCTATGTGGCACTGTCTTTGGTGCCAGCGCCTCATACATGTTAAGTGTCACATGATTATGTCCAAGGAATCTGGTGATGCTTGTGATCTTGGCTCTCTCAGAAGAGTAATCCTCTCTCCAGTACATGTAAAACTCAATGAAGCAAATGGTGTCGATGGAGTACTGACTACTATTAAAAACGAGTTAGCATCTATACGAGGGCATGTGAGAAGAAAGCGCCACAGGGGAAAAAATGGGAATGGCCAATCTTTAAATGGTAAGCTACTGGAGGATTCAGTCAGCGATCCAGTAAAAACCGTAGTTAATGGGCTTGTAGTGAAGAAACTACGCAGAGATAGGAGCATAGATTGCTTAAAGCAAGTCTCGGACATGCCTAATGCCAAAGGGTTGCAAAATGGTATAGGCGGGCACAAACGAAATAAAAGTGCcgctttaaattttatgaagaAGTTTTCCTTGGTTGATTTGCCCCCAGATGCAAGACCGCTTTTAGTCTTTATTAACGCCAAAAGCGGAGGTCAACTCGGTCCTTTTCTTCACAGGAGACTTAATATGCTATTGAATCCAGTACAG GTCTTTGAACTTGGCTCTTGTCAAGGGCCAGACGCTGGTTTAGACCTATGTAGCAAAGTGAAGTATTTTAGAGTTTTGGTGTGTGGAGGAGATGGAACAGTTGCATGGGTGCTTGATGCTATTGAGAAGCGCAATTTCGAATCCCCTCCACCTGTCGCTATTCTTCCTTTAGGCACAGGAAATGATTTATCTAGAGTTTTGCAGTGGGGAAGAGGTATTTCAGTAGTTGATGGACAAGGAAGTCTAAGAACGTTTTTGCAAGACATTGATCATGCTGCAGTTACAATGTTGGATCGATGGAGTGTTAAAATTGTAGAAGAGAGTACAGAAAAATTTCCAGCAAGAGAAGGCCATAAGTTTATGATGAATTACTTAG GTATTGGCTGCGATGCAAAAGTTGCATATGAATTTCATATGATGCGGCAAGAGAAACCTGAGAAGTTTTGTAGTCAG tttgtaaataaattacgATATGCTAAAGAAGGTGCGAGGGATATAATGGATCGAGCATGTGCCGATTTACCATGGCAAGTTTGGCTTGAAGTTGATGGAAAAGACATTGAAATTCCTAAG GATTCAGAGGGTCTAATAGTACTTAACATTGGAAGCTATATGGGTGGAGTAGATCTTTGGCAAAATGATTATGAACACGATGATAATTTTAGCATTCAGTGTATGCACGACAAGACTCTAGAGGTGGTATGTGTCCGTGGAGCGTGGCACCTTGGCAAACTACAG GTCGGTCTTTCTCAGGCTAGGAGGTTAGCACAGGGAAAGGTAATAAGAATACATGTTTCTAGTCCTTTTCCTGTTCAAATAGATGGAGAACCGTTTATCCAGCAACCTGGCTGCTTGGAGATAACTCACCACGGGCAG GTGTTTATGCTAAGAAGAGCATCGGATGAACCACGAGGGCATGCCGCAGCCATAATGAATGAAGTGTTACTCGATGCAGAATGCAAAGGAGTCATAAATGCATCTCAAAAGAAAGTACTACTACAGCAAATGGCTCTCCATCTCTCgtag